The Paramisgurnus dabryanus chromosome 24, PD_genome_1.1, whole genome shotgun sequence genome contains the following window.
CCTTGAGGAGACGCAACGAACGCTTGTTGCTGCGTAAGGCCGCCGTCTCCGTGCTGCTTCGGACGTGGCAGTAGATGGCAAAATAGAGAGCGCCTATGGTGAGCAGGATGATGAAGAATATGACCAAAGCGAAGAGGATGTAGCTCTTGGAATAAAGGGGGAGAAGGGTAGAGCAGTTTTTTAAGTTGCAAACGCAGTTCCAACCCATAAGCGGCAGGAAGCCGATAACAAGAGCCGTGACCCAGCACAGTGCTATCATAATGTAGACCCGATAAATCTTAGTGGCGGTTTTCTGCTGGACGGGCTTCATCATAGTAGCATAGCGCTCCACAGCAATCAAAAGCAAGCTGAAAATGGAAGCTGCGAGCGCTACAAACAAAAGTCCTTCACGGAAGAGCCAAAGAACCGGGCTGAGCTTGAAGGTGCGTCCTCCAGACATGCAGATGTTGACTACGTAGGCGATGCCTGTCAGCAGGTCGCTGAGGGAGATGTTGGCGATGCAGATGAATATCCAGCCGTTGCGCGTACGGCCTCGAAAGAGAACGGCCAGCAGCACCATGAGGTTCTCCAGGACGATGAAGATGCTGATGCACAGGAACAAGACGGTGAGCATGCCGCTGCTGGACTTAGAGGGTTTTCGATGCTGTAAGCGCCCGGTGAAGTTGTAGTGCTCCAGTATGAGATTGTAGCTGACGTTCCAGTTGTAGATGTCCGGGCAGGAAGAGTCAGCGCTGATGGAACGCCTGATATCCATGGTGCGAGGAATCGGGTGCGAGGTGTAATCTCACTAGGGTTGACACGGACTTTGAAGCAATCAAACTTCAACTCCAAGATCAGTCACCTTTACTGGAGATTCTTGGGCTCACTGAATAC
Protein-coding sequences here:
- the s1pr4 gene encoding sphingosine 1-phosphate receptor 4 codes for the protein MDIRRSISADSSCPDIYNWNVSYNLILEHYNFTGRLQHRKPSKSSSGMLTVLFLCISIFIVLENLMVLLAVLFRGRTRNGWIFICIANISLSDLLTGIAYVVNICMSGGRTFKLSPVLWLFREGLLFVALAASIFSLLLIAVERYATMMKPVQQKTATKIYRVYIMIALCWVTALVIGFLPLMGWNCVCNLKNCSTLLPLYSKSYILFALVIFFIILLTIGALYFAIYCHVRSSTETAALRSNKRSLRLLKAVISIVGVFMVCWGPLFILLLVDFFCYSRSCSTLYSPGWVIAMAVLNSAMNPFIYSFGSLELRKAICSLLCCCCLKTGLCDIKTFMSKETSSTSGSRHSSMRNSFSKVRNLSTSPPPQTKNKKTRLSSTTSCLSASSG